One window of the Candidatus Chryseobacterium colombiense genome contains the following:
- a CDS encoding DUF4286 family protein, which translates to MSVLSITFHCTKTHLEEWENYIDETLVLMTENLMDVNKYILSEVHSEYIEEGKNYNLLLLFDNDGLRDDFVKSELENIAERIEKKFGQEVMIFNTFLNPKKSRF; encoded by the coding sequence ATGAGCGTATTAAGTATAACTTTCCACTGCACGAAAACTCATCTTGAAGAGTGGGAAAATTATATTGACGAAACACTGGTTTTAATGACAGAAAATTTAATGGATGTCAACAAATATATTCTTTCCGAAGTACACAGTGAGTACATTGAAGAAGGGAAAAATTACAATCTCCTTTTGCTTTTCGACAATGATGGACTGAGAGATGATTTCGTAAAAAGTGAACTGGAAAATATTGCTGAAAGAATTGAAAAAAAGTTCGGACAGGAAGTAATGATCTTTAATACTTTTCTCAATCCTAAAAAATCAAGATTTTAA
- a CDS encoding GNAT family N-acetyltransferase, whose amino-acid sequence MNYELREMLPADEARVLEIFKQGVEGGMATFETTVPTTEAWNMEYFNDCRWVLENESSDVVGWCALKPVSKRESFKGVAEVSIYFENNYQGKGLGSVLLKKMILDSEEHGFWTLQTNIFPENEGALKAHQKNGFRIVGVRKKIGKLNGVWKDVVMLERRSENVF is encoded by the coding sequence ATGAATTATGAATTAAGAGAAATGCTTCCGGCGGATGAAGCAAGAGTGTTAGAAATATTTAAACAGGGTGTTGAAGGAGGGATGGCTACTTTTGAAACTACAGTTCCAACCACTGAAGCTTGGAATATGGAGTATTTTAACGACTGCCGTTGGGTTCTTGAAAATGAAAGCAGTGATGTTGTGGGATGGTGTGCCTTGAAACCTGTGAGTAAAAGAGAGAGTTTTAAAGGAGTGGCGGAAGTAAGCATTTACTTTGAGAATAATTATCAAGGGAAAGGATTAGGCTCTGTTTTGCTTAAAAAGATGATTTTAGATAGCGAAGAGCATGGTTTCTGGACCTTACAGACGAATATCTTTCCCGAAAATGAAGGGGCTTTAAAAGCACATCAAAAAAATGGTTTCCGAATTGTAGGGGTTAGAAAAAAAATAGGCAAATTAAACGGAGTATGGAAGGATGTTGTTATGCTTGAAAGAAGAAGCGAAAATGTTTTTTAA
- a CDS encoding putative quinol monooxygenase, producing the protein MSQKAVYVCAKWKVKEGKLEAVLHLMKEVAEKSTQEEGNILYKLHQSKSDENTLIIFEGYKNDDAVEFHRNSEHYKNIVAEQIIPLLENREVTLMDLLF; encoded by the coding sequence ATGAGTCAAAAAGCAGTTTATGTTTGTGCCAAATGGAAGGTAAAAGAGGGAAAACTGGAGGCTGTTCTGCATCTGATGAAAGAAGTAGCGGAAAAAAGCACTCAGGAAGAAGGAAATATTCTTTATAAGCTCCATCAAAGTAAATCCGATGAAAATACTCTGATCATTTTTGAAGGATATAAAAACGATGATGCCGTGGAATTTCATCGTAATTCTGAACATTATAAAAATATCGTGGCTGAGCAGATTATTCCGTTATTAGAAAATAGAGAGGTGACTCTTATGGATCTGTTATTTTAA
- a CDS encoding DUF421 domain-containing protein translates to MNPILDVVIRSLCVYLFMVVAIRLFGKNQLSQLNAGDVVLLLLISNAVQNAMVGPDTSLQGGLVAALVLFAANFILKRLMFRSPSFKTFMEEDPVILIKDGVVIQEALDKVKITRDELEESIREHGVDGIEKVKLSILEVDGNISVISEDDNNKQTRYSRIKRKNKRKYH, encoded by the coding sequence GTGAATCCCATTTTAGATGTCGTTATCCGTTCGCTTTGTGTTTACCTCTTCATGGTGGTTGCTATTCGTTTATTTGGTAAAAATCAGCTTTCACAGCTTAATGCAGGAGATGTTGTCTTACTCTTGCTGATTTCGAATGCGGTTCAGAATGCAATGGTAGGTCCGGATACTTCCTTACAAGGCGGTTTGGTTGCTGCTTTGGTGCTTTTTGCCGCTAATTTTATTTTAAAGAGATTAATGTTCAGAAGTCCGTCATTTAAAACTTTTATGGAGGAAGATCCTGTCATTTTAATAAAGGACGGAGTGGTCATTCAGGAAGCCTTGGATAAAGTAAAGATTACGAGGGATGAACTGGAGGAATCCATCAGAGAACACGGTGTAGACGGAATAGAGAAGGTAAAACTTTCTATTCTTGAAGTGGATGGAAATATAAGTGTGATCTCAGAAGATGATAATAATAAGCAAACACGATATTCCAGAATTAAGAGGAAAAATAAAAGAAAATACCATTAA
- a CDS encoding amino acid permease: MQKKLKLWDAIMLVMGSMIGSGIFIVSADMMRNLGSGFWMIVVWVITGIMTVSAAISYGELSALYPKAGGQYTYLKEIFGKKMGFLYGWGLFTVIQTGTIAAVAMAFGKFTAYLVPALNDAAPIFQSGEFKITWIQILAIAIILLLTYINTRGVESGKLLQNIFTGSKIIALVGLIAAGFMLVDISHMAENFSFGMDSFNNLKKDTLGNFLKEGWEPIGGMTLMGGIAAAMVGSVFSSVAWESVTFVSGEIENPKRNVVKSMIYGTSAVIILYIAVNYVYLNALSRDAIAFAENDRVAVAASHSIFGSAGTIIIAVLVMVSTFGCDNGLILAGARVFQTMAKDGMFFKKAEKNNKNEVPANALWMQGIWASLLCLSGQYGNLLDMISFVIVLFYMITVFGVIYLRYKQPNLERPYKTWLYPITPIVYLLIGAGFCILLLIYKQQYTWPGFLLVLLGLPVYYFINRNKKVEE; this comes from the coding sequence ATGCAGAAAAAACTAAAACTTTGGGATGCCATTATGCTGGTAATGGGATCTATGATCGGAAGCGGAATTTTTATTGTAAGCGCCGATATGATGCGAAATTTAGGGTCAGGATTCTGGATGATCGTTGTCTGGGTGATTACCGGAATTATGACTGTTTCCGCAGCAATAAGCTACGGAGAACTTTCCGCATTGTATCCAAAAGCAGGTGGACAATACACCTATCTTAAAGAAATTTTCGGAAAAAAGATGGGTTTCCTGTACGGATGGGGATTGTTTACAGTGATACAGACCGGAACTATTGCAGCTGTAGCTATGGCATTTGGAAAATTTACAGCCTATTTGGTTCCTGCTTTAAATGATGCAGCACCTATTTTTCAGAGTGGAGAGTTTAAAATTACCTGGATTCAGATTCTGGCGATCGCCATTATTCTTTTACTTACGTATATCAATACAAGAGGGGTAGAAAGCGGAAAATTGCTGCAGAACATATTCACAGGATCTAAAATTATTGCATTAGTAGGATTAATAGCTGCCGGTTTTATGCTGGTGGATATTTCTCATATGGCCGAAAACTTCAGTTTTGGAATGGATTCTTTTAATAACCTTAAAAAAGACACACTTGGAAACTTTCTGAAAGAAGGTTGGGAACCTATTGGCGGAATGACTTTAATGGGCGGAATTGCCGCGGCAATGGTTGGCTCTGTTTTCAGTTCTGTGGCTTGGGAAAGTGTAACTTTTGTTTCTGGAGAAATTGAGAATCCAAAGAGGAATGTCGTAAAATCAATGATTTATGGAACCTCGGCTGTTATCATTTTATATATTGCCGTAAACTATGTGTATTTAAACGCATTAAGCAGAGATGCCATTGCGTTTGCAGAAAATGACAGAGTAGCGGTTGCAGCTTCTCATTCTATTTTCGGAAGTGCAGGAACCATAATTATCGCGGTATTGGTAATGGTTTCTACTTTTGGCTGTGATAACGGATTGATTTTAGCAGGAGCAAGGGTTTTCCAGACGATGGCAAAAGATGGAATGTTTTTTAAGAAAGCTGAAAAAAACAATAAAAATGAAGTTCCTGCCAATGCTCTGTGGATGCAGGGAATTTGGGCTTCCTTACTTTGTCTGAGCGGTCAGTACGGGAATCTTTTAGATATGATTTCCTTTGTTATCGTACTGTTTTATATGATTACGGTTTTTGGAGTAATCTATTTAAGATATAAACAGCCCAATCTGGAAAGGCCTTACAAGACATGGTTATATCCAATCACGCCAATTGTTTATTTATTGATTGGGGCAGGATTTTGTATTTTACTTTTAATTTATAAGCAACAATACACCTGGCCCGGATTTTTATTGGTTTTGCTCGGACTTCCTGTATATTATTTTATTAATAGAAATAAGAAAGTTGAAGAATAA
- a CDS encoding bacteriocin produces the protein MKNFKKLTKTELKSVYGGEPKQYCVYCERLNKTVCSTVPIGQCP, from the coding sequence ATGAAAAATTTTAAAAAACTAACAAAAACAGAATTAAAGTCAGTGTACGGAGGAGAACCTAAACAATACTGCGTTTATTGCGAAAGATTGAATAAAACAGTTTGTAGTACAGTTCCGATCGGGCAATGTCCTTAA
- a CDS encoding type VI secretion system baseplate subunit TssF translates to MNLDQNIYSKESVKARMLQNATKVWGLKSPQSLDPFVKLLIDAFSTEVFKANNEIQTVNARILEKLAKLLTPSIYTHPVPAHAVAFTNPTESSEVLLEHTEFFFRKQMISTVKSESDKQINIPFTPVGNVRINKVQTSIMFVGNTCYGIDDRLNKIPIARFQGRPEDYRKVTIGINVSKYSSEKFPKNLSIYCSNPAFEHMDFVYKLLPYITVTSNGNPLFVREGLTYLKNNQTDGYEQIFKEQSIQNKLIEDVKSVYHHKFIEIKGISESLFTEAGKLPENLSFLDYKEEINKYIDGKKFLWLTFEFPPQFSAEILDNFSFVLNAFPIYNRGWKKTEYSLDIMGNNIPLVTDDGEHFLYVDEVQDGDGRRYTEIPFTPNDDLKKGLYTVRKGGMERFSNRNAVDMIASVLELTRDEIAAFSLLNRDNVKGILSEMSDKMKSMIQKVNNAKRSIKQELNYVIMEPVDKTDHTYASFWVTHSTLANHMRPGTELSNQLKSQMLVLLTETIGGAEEQKGTDSIQAYKYALTTRDKIISLEDVKNYCRMVLKDELKEVRVTRGTMISNKPKEGFVRTVEVEIIPQNYSFYGRVYWENMASMLRNRIISKAIDGIEYLVKVSNEDSDFGDY, encoded by the coding sequence ATGAATTTAGATCAGAATATATATTCCAAAGAATCAGTAAAAGCGAGAATGCTTCAGAATGCAACTAAAGTTTGGGGATTGAAAAGTCCACAGTCTTTAGATCCTTTTGTAAAACTGTTGATCGATGCATTCAGTACAGAAGTTTTCAAAGCAAACAATGAAATACAGACGGTAAATGCCCGAATTTTAGAAAAGCTGGCTAAGCTTCTCACTCCGTCTATTTATACCCATCCAGTTCCTGCCCATGCGGTTGCATTTACCAACCCGACGGAATCTTCGGAGGTTTTACTGGAGCATACGGAGTTTTTCTTCAGAAAACAAATGATTTCTACAGTGAAATCAGAGTCTGATAAGCAAATTAATATTCCTTTTACTCCGGTAGGAAATGTAAGGATCAATAAAGTCCAAACGTCTATAATGTTTGTCGGGAATACATGTTACGGCATAGATGACAGGCTGAATAAAATCCCCATTGCCAGATTTCAGGGAAGACCTGAAGATTACAGAAAAGTTACCATTGGAATTAATGTATCAAAATACAGCAGTGAAAAATTTCCTAAAAATCTAAGTATTTATTGCTCAAATCCGGCGTTTGAACACATGGATTTTGTCTATAAGCTTTTACCTTACATCACAGTTACCAGTAATGGAAATCCGCTGTTTGTAAGGGAAGGTCTTACTTATTTAAAAAATAATCAGACTGATGGTTATGAACAAATTTTTAAAGAGCAGTCAATCCAGAATAAATTGATAGAAGATGTTAAAAGTGTTTATCATCATAAGTTTATAGAAATAAAAGGAATTTCGGAAAGCCTATTTACTGAAGCAGGAAAGCTTCCTGAAAATTTGAGCTTCCTGGATTATAAAGAAGAAATCAACAAGTATATAGACGGAAAAAAATTCTTATGGCTTACTTTTGAGTTTCCGCCTCAGTTTTCCGCTGAGATCCTGGATAATTTTTCATTTGTGCTGAATGCGTTCCCTATTTACAACAGAGGTTGGAAGAAAACGGAATACAGTCTTGATATCATGGGAAATAATATTCCTTTAGTTACGGATGACGGAGAGCATTTCCTGTATGTGGACGAAGTTCAGGACGGTGACGGAAGAAGGTATACCGAAATTCCGTTTACGCCAAACGATGATCTGAAAAAAGGATTGTATACTGTTCGTAAAGGTGGTATGGAGCGCTTTTCCAACAGAAATGCAGTCGATATGATTGCAAGTGTACTGGAGCTCACCAGAGATGAAATCGCAGCATTTTCACTGTTGAACAGGGATAATGTAAAAGGTATTCTGAGTGAAATGTCGGATAAGATGAAATCTATGATTCAAAAAGTCAATAATGCTAAAAGAAGTATTAAACAGGAGCTGAATTATGTGATCATGGAACCTGTTGATAAAACAGATCATACCTATGCGTCGTTTTGGGTGACTCACTCTACATTAGCCAATCATATGCGCCCGGGAACAGAATTATCCAATCAGCTGAAATCTCAAATGCTGGTACTTCTTACCGAAACGATCGGAGGAGCAGAGGAGCAAAAAGGAACGGATAGCATTCAGGCCTATAAATATGCTTTGACGACCCGGGATAAGATCATTTCTTTGGAAGATGTAAAAAACTACTGCAGAATGGTACTGAAGGATGAACTGAAAGAAGTAAGAGTAACCAGAGGGACTATGATCAGTAATAAACCTAAAGAAGGCTTTGTACGTACGGTAGAAGTGGAGATTATTCCTCAAAATTATTCTTTCTATGGAAGAGTCTATTGGGAAAATATGGCTAGTATGCTTAGAAACCGTATTATTTCAAAAGCTATCGACGGAATAGAATACTTAGTCAAAGTAAGCAACGAAGATTCTGATTTTGGAGATTATTAA
- a CDS encoding DUF4920 domain-containing protein yields the protein MKFKAILFAVTVSASSLAFAQESKKSGPPAGKALVGDTYGGGVASNVESKAISVDKLSKKLKKEKKVENVAIKGKVTDVCDKKGCWLTIQTEDNSKFFVKMKDYAFFVPTALKGKTVVMDGTAERKVTSVDEQKHYAEDAKKPQAEIDAITTPKEEIRFVANGIKVVN from the coding sequence ATGAAATTCAAAGCAATATTATTTGCAGTAACAGTAAGTGCATCTTCTTTAGCTTTTGCACAGGAATCAAAAAAATCAGGTCCACCGGCAGGAAAAGCACTTGTAGGTGATACTTACGGTGGAGGTGTAGCTTCCAATGTAGAATCCAAAGCTATCTCAGTAGATAAATTAAGCAAAAAGCTTAAAAAAGAGAAAAAAGTAGAAAATGTTGCGATAAAAGGAAAAGTAACGGATGTTTGTGATAAAAAAGGATGCTGGTTAACAATCCAAACCGAAGATAATTCTAAGTTTTTCGTAAAAATGAAAGATTATGCGTTCTTCGTTCCTACTGCCTTAAAAGGTAAAACAGTGGTAATGGACGGAACGGCTGAAAGAAAAGTAACTTCTGTAGATGAGCAGAAACACTATGCAGAAGACGCTAAAAAACCTCAGGCTGAAATTGATGCCATTACAACACCGAAAGAAGAAATCAGATTTGTAGCCAACGGAATTAAGGTGGTAAACTAA
- the uvrA gene encoding excinuclease ABC subunit UvrA has translation MSKSTEYIEVYGAREHNLKNINVKIPRNELVVITGLSGSGKSSLAFDTIFAEGQRRYIETFSAYARQFLGGLERPDVDKIEGLSPVIAIEQKTTNKNPRSTVGTVTELYDFLRLLYARVSDAYSQTTGKKLVSYTEDQILETIKENYKGEKIMLMAPVVRSRKGHYHELFVQMAKKGYGQARIDGELQDIEYDLKLDRYKTHDIDIVIDRWIIGESASENRMEKSLRTAMEMGEGLIGIQKLGSTEIEYFSKNLMDAETGHSLALPEPNTFSFNSPKGSCPSCKGLGTIKKINTDYFVENPKLSINQGGLLPLEDIKSNKWILAQIKNILEIFGLGLTTPFQDIPEEALDYIYNGCHKEFNKDLKYAGITKKIKISFDGLIPFIEEIIEERESYEAILLERHFTTEETCPECKGTRLQPGSLSFKIDGKNIAEVNALSLIDLKDWLADIKDKFSEKNKIIAHEILKEIETRLQFLLDVGLDYLSLSRSSKTLSGGESQRIRLATQIGSQLVNVLYILDEPSIGLHQRDNERLINSLKNLRDIGNSVLVVEHDKDMILEADEVLDIGPRAGKFGGEILWQGKPKDLLKADTITAQYINGKRKIEIPAERRKGNGKNIVLKGATGNNLKNVTLDIPLGKLVVVSGISGSGKSSLINGTLYPILNKHFYRAVQEPLPYKKIEGLENIDKIVDVDQTPIGRTPRSNPATYTGMFTDIRNLFAELPESKIRGYKPGRFSFNVKGGRCETCQGGGLKVIEMNFLPDVYVHCETCNGKRFNRETLEVRYKGKSISDVLDMTIDEAVEFFQPIPKIFTKVKTLQDVGLGYITLGQQSTTLSGGEAQRIKLATELAKRQTGNTLYILDEPTTGLHFEDVKILMDAINQLVELGNSFIIIEHNMDVIKLADHIIDVGPEGGKHGGQIVAQGTPEEIVKSKKSLTGKFLKREFE, from the coding sequence ATGAGTAAATCAACAGAATATATAGAAGTTTACGGTGCGCGCGAGCATAACCTTAAAAACATCAATGTAAAAATTCCACGTAATGAATTGGTCGTAATTACAGGGCTTTCGGGAAGTGGAAAATCTTCATTGGCTTTTGATACTATTTTTGCGGAAGGTCAGCGTCGTTATATAGAAACTTTTTCTGCGTATGCAAGACAGTTTTTAGGAGGATTGGAACGTCCCGATGTTGACAAAATAGAAGGATTATCCCCTGTAATTGCCATTGAGCAGAAAACAACCAATAAAAACCCTCGTTCAACTGTAGGAACTGTTACAGAACTGTACGATTTTCTCCGTCTTTTATATGCAAGGGTTTCTGATGCCTATTCTCAGACAACAGGAAAGAAGCTAGTAAGCTATACCGAAGACCAGATCCTTGAAACGATCAAAGAAAATTACAAAGGCGAAAAAATCATGTTGATGGCACCTGTAGTACGTTCCAGAAAAGGACATTATCACGAACTTTTCGTGCAAATGGCTAAAAAAGGTTACGGACAGGCGAGAATTGATGGTGAACTGCAGGATATCGAATATGATCTGAAACTTGACCGTTACAAAACCCACGATATTGACATCGTTATCGACCGTTGGATTATTGGCGAGTCAGCTTCAGAAAACAGAATGGAAAAATCGTTGCGGACAGCAATGGAAATGGGAGAAGGACTGATCGGAATTCAAAAACTGGGAAGTACGGAAATTGAATATTTCTCTAAAAACCTGATGGATGCTGAAACCGGTCATTCACTGGCTTTACCGGAACCCAATACCTTTTCCTTTAATTCTCCGAAAGGAAGCTGCCCAAGCTGTAAAGGACTGGGAACAATCAAAAAGATCAACACTGATTACTTTGTTGAAAATCCAAAATTATCAATCAATCAGGGAGGTTTGTTACCTTTGGAAGATATTAAATCTAACAAATGGATTCTCGCTCAGATTAAAAATATTCTTGAAATTTTCGGATTAGGATTAACAACTCCTTTTCAGGATATTCCCGAAGAAGCGTTGGATTATATCTATAACGGCTGTCATAAGGAATTTAATAAAGATTTAAAATACGCAGGAATTACCAAAAAGATCAAGATCAGTTTTGATGGGCTAATTCCGTTTATAGAGGAGATTATTGAAGAAAGAGAATCTTACGAAGCAATCTTACTGGAAAGACATTTCACCACGGAAGAAACCTGTCCTGAATGTAAAGGAACGCGTCTTCAGCCTGGAAGTCTAAGCTTTAAAATTGACGGAAAAAATATTGCTGAGGTCAATGCATTAAGTTTAATTGATCTGAAAGATTGGTTAGCGGATATTAAAGATAAATTTTCAGAAAAAAATAAAATCATTGCTCACGAAATTTTAAAGGAAATTGAAACCAGGCTTCAGTTTTTATTGGATGTTGGTTTGGATTATTTAAGTCTGAGCAGAAGTTCAAAAACGCTTTCCGGTGGGGAATCTCAAAGAATTCGTCTGGCCACGCAGATTGGTTCCCAGTTGGTGAATGTTTTGTATATTTTGGATGAACCGAGTATCGGACTGCACCAGAGAGATAACGAAAGATTGATCAACTCCTTAAAAAACCTTCGTGATATTGGAAATTCTGTTTTAGTTGTAGAACACGACAAGGACATGATTCTTGAAGCTGATGAGGTGCTAGATATCGGTCCGAGAGCCGGAAAATTTGGTGGAGAGATTCTTTGGCAGGGAAAACCAAAAGATTTATTGAAAGCTGATACTATTACGGCGCAATATATCAATGGAAAAAGAAAGATTGAAATTCCTGCGGAAAGACGTAAAGGAAATGGTAAAAATATAGTATTAAAAGGAGCTACAGGAAACAACCTTAAGAATGTAACCCTTGATATTCCTTTGGGAAAACTGGTAGTGGTTTCAGGAATCTCTGGTAGTGGAAAATCCTCTTTGATTAACGGAACTTTATACCCGATTCTAAACAAACATTTTTACAGAGCCGTTCAGGAGCCTTTGCCATATAAAAAGATTGAAGGTCTTGAAAACATCGATAAAATCGTCGATGTAGATCAGACTCCGATTGGAAGAACGCCACGTTCGAATCCTGCAACATACACCGGAATGTTTACCGATATCAGAAATCTTTTTGCAGAATTGCCTGAATCCAAAATCCGTGGTTATAAGCCTGGAAGATTCTCTTTCAATGTGAAAGGCGGAAGATGTGAAACTTGTCAGGGAGGCGGTTTAAAAGTGATCGAAATGAATTTTTTACCAGATGTATACGTTCATTGTGAAACCTGTAACGGAAAACGGTTTAACAGGGAAACATTGGAAGTTCGTTACAAAGGAAAATCGATTTCTGATGTACTGGATATGACAATTGACGAAGCAGTGGAATTTTTCCAGCCGATTCCTAAGATCTTTACGAAAGTAAAAACATTGCAGGATGTAGGTTTAGGTTATATTACTTTAGGACAGCAATCGACCACACTTTCCGGAGGAGAAGCGCAACGTATTAAGCTGGCAACAGAATTAGCAAAAAGACAAACAGGAAATACATTATACATTCTTGATGAGCCGACAACCGGACTTCACTTTGAAGATGTAAAAATCCTTATGGATGCTATTAATCAGCTGGTAGAATTAGGAAACTCTTTCATTATTATCGAACATAATATGGATGTCATTAAACTTGCCGATCATATCATCGATGTTGGTCCGGAAGGAGGAAAACACGGTGGACAGATTGTTGCACAGGGAACCCCTGAAGAAATAGTGAAGTCTAAGAAGAGCTTGACCGGGAAGTTTTTGAAGAGAGAGTTTGAGTAA
- a CDS encoding Crp/Fnr family transcriptional regulator, with translation MNRLREHIEEIISLSDEEFDHIKTFFTLKNVRKNQFLVHEGDEVKFEFLTLDGIYKVFYIDEDGKEHILQFAKKNWWMTDYIGFFKQKNATMFVECLQDGAVACLTLEGREKLASEFHKMEYFFRTKLTNGYIALQQRIMLLLSSTPQQRYEEFSKLYPDLISQIPKKYVAEYLGVSRETLSRLYSNNK, from the coding sequence ATGAACAGACTGCGAGAACATATCGAGGAAATCATTTCCCTCAGCGACGAAGAATTTGATCATATAAAAACATTTTTTACTTTAAAAAATGTTCGTAAAAATCAGTTCTTGGTACATGAAGGTGATGAAGTGAAATTCGAATTTCTTACACTTGACGGAATCTATAAAGTTTTTTACATTGATGAAGACGGTAAAGAACATATTCTTCAGTTTGCAAAAAAAAATTGGTGGATGACAGATTATATAGGATTTTTTAAACAAAAAAATGCAACTATGTTTGTAGAATGCCTGCAAGACGGCGCTGTTGCCTGTCTTACATTAGAAGGAAGGGAAAAACTTGCTTCAGAATTTCATAAGATGGAATATTTTTTCAGAACTAAATTAACAAATGGCTATATCGCCCTGCAACAAAGAATTATGCTATTATTATCAAGCACACCTCAGCAACGGTATGAAGAATTTTCAAAATTGTATCCCGATCTTATTTCTCAGATTCCGAAAAAATATGTGGCGGAATATCTGGGTGTAAGCAGGGAAACGCTGAGCCGACTGTATTCTAACAATAAATAA
- a CDS encoding type 1 glutamine amidotransferase domain-containing protein gives MKPKVLIIVSNANTIGPNKRRTGTFLSEVAHPYAEFEKADYQIDFASLTGESPFLDALNLADDPDNLKFLTGKGWEKMHNAGKLSDVNTDEYDAVFVPGGLAPMVDMPEAAELKKVIAGFYESNRIVGAVCHGPVSLLNVTLSDGTFLVNGKNIASFTTEEEDNYARPDVPFDLQTALTEQGTIFHAAEPWSANSIADGNIVTGQNPASAKGVGEKMVALINAKNA, from the coding sequence ATGAAACCAAAAGTATTAATCATTGTATCCAATGCCAACACCATCGGACCGAACAAAAGAAGAACCGGAACTTTTCTATCAGAAGTTGCACATCCTTACGCAGAATTCGAAAAAGCTGATTATCAAATTGATTTTGCAAGCTTAACGGGCGAATCTCCGTTTTTAGATGCTTTAAATTTGGCCGACGATCCTGATAATTTAAAATTCCTGACAGGAAAAGGCTGGGAAAAAATGCATAATGCAGGAAAACTTTCAGACGTGAATACAGATGAATATGATGCTGTTTTTGTTCCCGGAGGCTTAGCTCCAATGGTCGATATGCCCGAGGCTGCCGAACTTAAAAAAGTGATTGCCGGTTTTTATGAAAGCAATCGTATTGTCGGTGCAGTTTGTCATGGTCCTGTATCTTTGTTAAACGTAACATTAAGCGACGGTACTTTCTTAGTAAATGGCAAAAATATTGCGTCTTTCACTACTGAGGAAGAGGACAATTACGCGAGACCGGACGTTCCTTTCGATCTTCAGACTGCTTTAACGGAGCAAGGTACGATTTTCCATGCTGCAGAACCTTGGTCTGCCAACAGTATTGCAGACGGAAATATTGTAACCGGACAAAATCCTGCCTCTGCGAAAGGCGTTGGTGAAAAAATGGTAGCTTTAATTAATGCAAAAAATGCATAA
- a CDS encoding GPW/gp25 family protein, which yields MDTPNYRMPFVPSTLMTEGGSIDTCDMGESIAHNIMLLITTKKGENRYDENYGNDVWNLEFDNGVTSAVWENVFIKSLKRQIQEYEPRIVQPQIEAHIQFVEHTYDTKEHTEVKKKVKIAINAKMEMTGERFSFSTELFLSPMSID from the coding sequence ATGGACACACCAAATTACAGAATGCCTTTTGTTCCGTCAACATTAATGACTGAAGGGGGGAGTATTGACACCTGCGATATGGGTGAGAGTATTGCCCACAACATTATGTTGCTGATCACTACTAAAAAAGGCGAAAACAGATATGATGAAAATTACGGAAACGATGTTTGGAACCTGGAATTCGATAATGGAGTTACCAGTGCTGTATGGGAAAACGTTTTCATTAAGAGTCTGAAAAGACAGATACAGGAATACGAACCCCGGATTGTACAGCCTCAAATTGAAGCCCATATTCAGTTTGTAGAGCATACTTACGATACAAAAGAGCACACAGAAGTTAAGAAAAAAGTAAAGATAGCCATCAATGCAAAAATGGAGATGACGGGAGAGCGGTTCAGCTTTTCTACAGAATTGTTTTTGAGCCCGATGTCTATCGATTAA